A single genomic interval of halophilic archaeon DL31 harbors:
- a CDS encoding phosphoribosylformylglycinamidine synthase, purS (KEGG: hla:Hlac_1250 phosphoribosylformylglycinamidine synthase, PurS~TIGRFAM: Phosphoribosylformylglycinamidine synthetase, PurS subunit~PFAM: Phosphoribosylformylglycinamidine synthetase, PurS subunit) translates to MTAYTATVTVRLKRGVLDPEADTTRKALERLGFDLDGLRSMDQFEVDLDAESEDTAADRADEMAQRLLANPTLHDYEVVVEERGA, encoded by the coding sequence ATGACCGCCTACACCGCGACGGTGACGGTGCGGCTGAAACGCGGCGTGCTGGACCCCGAGGCCGACACCACCCGGAAGGCGCTGGAGCGCCTCGGTTTCGACCTCGACGGGCTTCGGTCGATGGACCAGTTCGAGGTCGACCTCGACGCCGAGAGCGAGGACACCGCCGCAGACCGCGCCGACGAGATGGCCCAGCGGCTGCTGGCGAACCCGACGCTCCACGACTACGAGGTCGTTGTCGAGGAACGGGGCGCATGA
- a CDS encoding SAICAR synthetase (PFAM: SAICAR synthetase~KEGG: hut:Huta_2216 phosphoribosylaminoimidazole-succinocarboxamide synthase): MTSVKEFRVDREPTDEALGRGRFVFTDDYSVFDWGRMPDEIPGKGQSLCTMGADNFERLEDAGVPTHYRGVGSDGKSLAEAEAAPREMAIDLTVVPDLPHGEAGYDYDAFHDAAGSHYLVPLEIVFRNAVPVGSSLRSRAEPRDLGLDRDSWPDKAVSLPKPVVEFSSKFEKQDRYLDAEEAAEIAGRAGLNALRETALAVNEVITERAAETGFVHEDGKIECLWVNGEVRVADVAGTFDENRFAYDGQELSKEVVRQFYKEYDPAWVEAVSEAKGQAIEAGVADWKSRCDDSPEQLPESVVDTVADMYAAGANAYTGKSWFDAPDIGAAVDAVREL; encoded by the coding sequence GTGACCAGCGTCAAGGAGTTCCGGGTGGACCGCGAGCCGACCGACGAGGCGCTCGGCCGGGGGCGGTTCGTGTTCACCGACGACTACTCCGTCTTCGACTGGGGCCGGATGCCCGACGAGATTCCGGGGAAGGGCCAGAGCCTCTGCACCATGGGCGCCGACAACTTCGAACGGCTCGAAGACGCCGGTGTGCCCACGCACTACCGCGGCGTCGGGTCCGACGGAAAATCGCTCGCTGAGGCCGAGGCCGCTCCCCGAGAGATGGCGATCGACCTCACGGTCGTGCCCGACCTCCCGCACGGCGAGGCCGGCTACGACTACGACGCCTTCCACGATGCAGCCGGGAGCCACTATCTCGTTCCGTTAGAAATCGTCTTCCGAAACGCCGTCCCGGTCGGGTCGAGCCTACGCTCCCGAGCGGAGCCACGCGACCTGGGGCTCGACCGCGATTCGTGGCCCGACAAGGCGGTCTCGCTCCCCAAACCCGTCGTGGAGTTCTCCAGCAAGTTCGAGAAGCAGGACCGGTATCTCGACGCTGAGGAGGCCGCCGAGATTGCCGGCCGGGCCGGCCTCAACGCCCTCCGGGAAACAGCCCTCGCCGTGAACGAGGTCATCACCGAGCGGGCCGCCGAAACCGGGTTCGTCCACGAGGACGGCAAAATCGAGTGTCTCTGGGTCAACGGCGAGGTCCGGGTCGCCGACGTGGCGGGAACGTTCGACGAGAACCGCTTCGCCTACGACGGCCAGGAACTCTCGAAGGAAGTCGTGCGGCAGTTCTACAAGGAGTACGACCCGGCGTGGGTCGAGGCAGTGAGTGAGGCGAAAGGTCAGGCAATTGAAGCGGGCGTTGCAGACTGGAAATCACGCTGTGATGATTCGCCAGAGCAACTGCCAGAGTCCGTCGTCGACACCGTCGCCGACATGTACGCCGCCGGCGCAAACGCCTACACGGGCAAGTCGTGGTTCGATGCGCCGGATATCGGGGCGGCCGTGGATGCAGTGCGGGAGCTGTAG
- a CDS encoding hypothetical protein (KEGG: htu:Htur_1172 hypothetical protein), which produces MDMENELELKELQDALSALSYPLTPEEAVAACEGVTLRLADGTTPLAGVVADSTADSFDSAADLESEVMGLLPREAVGEPYQSEGDA; this is translated from the coding sequence ATGGATATGGAGAACGAACTCGAACTGAAGGAGCTACAGGACGCGCTATCGGCGCTCTCGTACCCGCTCACCCCGGAGGAGGCGGTGGCGGCCTGCGAGGGTGTGACGCTCCGGCTCGCCGACGGCACCACGCCGCTGGCGGGCGTCGTCGCCGACTCCACAGCCGATAGCTTCGACTCCGCTGCGGACTTGGAGAGCGAGGTGATGGGGCTGTTGCCCCGGGAGGCCGTCGGCGAGCCCTACCAGTCCGAAGGCGACGCTTAA
- a CDS encoding Conserved hypothetical protein CHP01210 (TIGRFAM: Conserved hypothetical protein CHP01210~PFAM: Radical SAM~KEGG: hma:rrnAC3263 hypothetical protein~SMART: Elongator protein 3/MiaB/NifB): MSKSTPEVYERGRGMDAHNQVMRDIRAENDQSYDPHAPTRVWLDEDNTPDGVYQSLTIILNTGGCRWARAGGCTMCGYVAESVEGGSVSHEALMDQIQHCLDHEAEEADEASGLVKIYTSGSFLDEREVPAETRQAIAETFGDRDRIVVESLPDFVDREKVREFTEQGLETDVAVGLETATDRVRHDCVNKYFDFADFEDACVKAQAGGGGVKAYLLMKPPFLSEREAMEDMQSSVRRCAAVDGCHTVSMNPCNVQRYTMVDELFFEGGYRPPWLWSVAEVLRTTADADAIVVSDPVGHGSDRGAHNCGECDDRVQRAIKDFDLRQDPSVFEQVSCECELTWELVQEEEASYNMPLAR, encoded by the coding sequence ATGAGCAAGTCGACGCCCGAAGTGTACGAACGCGGGCGGGGGATGGACGCGCACAATCAGGTGATGCGCGACATCCGCGCCGAGAACGACCAGAGCTACGACCCCCACGCGCCGACCCGAGTGTGGCTCGACGAGGACAACACCCCCGACGGTGTCTACCAGTCCCTCACCATCATCCTCAACACCGGCGGCTGCCGCTGGGCCCGTGCCGGCGGCTGTACGATGTGTGGCTACGTCGCCGAGTCCGTCGAGGGCGGCAGCGTGAGCCACGAGGCACTCATGGACCAGATTCAGCACTGTCTCGACCACGAGGCCGAGGAAGCCGACGAGGCGTCCGGCCTGGTGAAGATCTACACCTCTGGCTCGTTCCTCGACGAGCGCGAGGTACCGGCTGAGACCCGACAGGCGATCGCCGAGACGTTCGGTGACCGAGACCGCATCGTCGTCGAATCCCTCCCGGATTTCGTCGACCGAGAGAAGGTTCGGGAGTTCACCGAGCAGGGTCTTGAGACCGACGTGGCGGTGGGCCTCGAAACCGCGACTGACCGCGTGCGCCACGACTGTGTGAACAAATACTTCGACTTCGCTGATTTCGAGGACGCCTGTGTGAAGGCACAGGCCGGCGGCGGCGGTGTGAAGGCGTATCTGCTGATGAAGCCGCCGTTCCTCTCAGAGCGGGAGGCCATGGAGGACATGCAGTCGAGCGTCCGGCGCTGTGCGGCCGTCGACGGCTGCCACACCGTCTCGATGAACCCCTGTAACGTCCAGCGATACACGATGGTGGACGAACTGTTCTTCGAGGGCGGCTACCGGCCGCCGTGGCTCTGGTCGGTCGCAGAAGTGCTGCGCACGACGGCCGACGCCGACGCTATCGTTGTGTCTGATCCTGTGGGCCACGGCTCGGACCGCGGCGCGCACAACTGCGGGGAGTGTGACGATCGGGTTCAGCGTGCAATCAAGGATTTCGATCTGCGGCAGGACCCGTCTGTGTTCGAGCAGGTTTCGTGTGAGTGTGAACTGACGTGGGAGTTAGTGCAGGAGGAGGAAGCGTCGTACAATATGCCGTTAGCGCGGTAG
- a CDS encoding Aspartate transaminase (KEGG: hvo:HVO_1266 pyridoxal phosphate-dependent aminotransferase~PFAM: Aminotransferase, class I/II): MKTADRVERTPASGIRRFFELAEEAEDVISLGVGEPDFSAPWAVRAAAIDALERGRTSYTTNRGRADLRAAIADHVTRYDLSYDPGEEVLVTTVASEAVDLAMRALVDPGDTVAVPQPSYISYTPTARFAGADILPVPTRAEAGFKLTADSLAAAGAADADALIYCYPNNPTGAVMTAEELEPVAAFAREHDLSVFADEIYAALTYGREHASIATLPGMAERTVVFGGFSKAYAMTGLRLGYALGPTDAIEAMNRVHQYTMLSAPTTAQFAGLEALRSCDDAVEEMHTQYNRRRRYMLSRFEEMGLECFEAEGAFYAFPACPGADDEAFAEALLNEQGVAVVPGSVFGEGGASYVRVSYATGMDELREATDRMARFLESR; encoded by the coding sequence ATGAAAACTGCTGACCGGGTCGAACGGACCCCGGCGTCGGGCATCCGACGATTCTTCGAACTGGCTGAAGAGGCCGAGGACGTTATCTCGCTTGGTGTGGGTGAACCGGATTTCTCGGCACCGTGGGCGGTCCGTGCGGCGGCTATCGACGCGCTGGAACGCGGCCGCACCTCCTACACGACCAACCGCGGCCGGGCAGACCTCAGGGCGGCGATTGCCGACCACGTCACACGCTATGACCTCTCCTACGACCCGGGTGAGGAGGTGCTGGTCACCACCGTCGCTAGCGAGGCGGTCGACCTCGCGATGCGGGCGCTAGTGGACCCGGGAGACACCGTTGCGGTCCCGCAGCCTTCCTACATCTCCTACACCCCCACAGCGCGCTTCGCTGGGGCCGACATCCTCCCCGTGCCCACCCGAGCAGAAGCGGGGTTCAAACTCACCGCGGACTCGCTTGCAGCGGCAGGCGCCGCTGATGCGGATGCGCTCATCTACTGTTACCCCAACAACCCCACTGGCGCGGTGATGACCGCCGAGGAACTCGAACCCGTGGCGGCGTTCGCCCGCGAGCACGACCTGTCGGTGTTCGCCGACGAGATCTACGCCGCGCTCACCTACGGGCGGGAGCACGCCTCCATCGCCACGCTGCCGGGGATGGCCGAGCGAACCGTCGTCTTCGGCGGCTTCTCGAAAGCCTACGCGATGACGGGGCTGCGGTTAGGCTACGCGTTGGGGCCGACGGACGCCATTGAGGCGATGAACCGTGTCCACCAGTACACGATGCTCTCGGCGCCGACGACTGCGCAGTTCGCCGGACTCGAGGCGCTGCGGTCGTGTGACGACGCCGTCGAGGAGATGCACACCCAGTACAACCGCCGCCGGCGGTACATGCTCTCACGATTCGAGGAGATGGGGCTGGAGTGCTTCGAGGCCGAGGGCGCGTTCTACGCGTTCCCGGCCTGCCCCGGCGCCGACGACGAGGCGTTCGCCGAAGCCCTCCTGAACGAACAGGGCGTCGCCGTCGTCCCCGGGAGCGTCTTTGGCGAGGGTGGCGCGAGCTACGTCCGAGTGTCGTACGCGACGGGAATGGACGAACTCCGCGAGGCGACTGACCGCATGGCGCGGTTCCTCGAGAGTCGCTGA
- a CDS encoding D-lactate dehydrogenase (cytochrome) (KEGG: htu:Htur_1975 D-lactate dehydrogenase (cytochrome)~PFAM: FAD-linked oxidase, C-terminal; FAD linked oxidase, N-terminal) — translation MHDVSFLAALALDGSVETSAAHRERYTSDAGVEEFGHLNVTDDGPDAVVYAESTADVSTMLAACTEHGVPVTPYAAGTGLEAGAVPVEGGVSLDLTGLDRILDVRPESLQVDAEAGVLGGDLNERLEREALFLPPLPSSAEISTLGGMVATDAAGMGTVKYGEVADWLLEAEAVLADGTVVEVGSKARKTSAGYNLKDLLVGSEGTLAVVTRVTFRLAGLPEQRRGGRATFGSLDDAAAAVADAVGSGVDLAKVELLDTETVRMANTYSDIGLPERPTLFVEFHADHGIETEVAFCETVFNAHGLETFDIAEDEGAMAELWKARKDLTYALELFDPDRTQLQPGDITVPIGRYAEMVREAKALGEEYGLAVPCFGHAGDGNVHFSIIADPEDPDEVSRANDCYDAIIERALDLDGTVTGEHGIGAGKRGHLESEHGKAGVDLMRRVKRAFDPDGILNPGKVLPDPVETDSE, via the coding sequence ATGCACGACGTGTCGTTTCTCGCTGCTCTGGCCCTCGACGGAAGCGTCGAGACGTCGGCAGCCCACCGCGAGCGCTACACCAGCGACGCCGGCGTCGAGGAGTTCGGCCACCTCAATGTGACCGACGACGGCCCCGACGCTGTCGTCTACGCCGAATCGACCGCCGACGTGTCGACGATGCTCGCAGCCTGCACCGAACACGGGGTTCCCGTCACGCCCTACGCCGCCGGAACCGGACTCGAAGCGGGCGCCGTCCCGGTCGAAGGTGGCGTTTCGCTCGACCTCACCGGATTGGACCGGATTCTCGACGTGCGCCCCGAAAGCCTGCAGGTCGACGCAGAGGCAGGAGTGCTCGGTGGCGACCTGAACGAGCGCCTCGAGCGTGAGGCGTTGTTTCTCCCGCCGTTGCCCTCGTCGGCGGAAATCTCGACGCTGGGCGGGATGGTCGCCACGGACGCAGCAGGGATGGGGACCGTCAAATACGGCGAGGTGGCCGACTGGCTGCTGGAGGCCGAGGCCGTACTGGCCGACGGGACCGTCGTCGAGGTCGGGAGCAAGGCCCGGAAAACGTCGGCTGGCTACAACCTGAAGGACCTGCTCGTGGGAAGTGAGGGAACGCTCGCAGTCGTCACCAGAGTCACCTTCCGGTTGGCAGGACTCCCCGAGCAGCGCCGTGGCGGTCGCGCGACGTTCGGGAGCCTCGACGACGCCGCGGCGGCCGTCGCCGACGCGGTCGGCTCGGGGGTCGACCTTGCGAAGGTGGAGCTACTGGACACGGAGACAGTGCGGATGGCCAACACCTACAGCGACATCGGGCTCCCTGAGCGGCCGACGCTGTTCGTGGAGTTCCACGCCGACCACGGCATCGAGACGGAGGTCGCGTTCTGTGAGACGGTGTTCAACGCCCACGGGCTGGAGACGTTCGACATCGCCGAGGACGAGGGAGCGATGGCCGAGCTCTGGAAAGCCCGCAAGGACCTCACCTACGCGCTGGAGCTGTTCGACCCCGACCGCACCCAGCTCCAGCCCGGCGACATCACTGTCCCCATCGGGCGCTACGCCGAGATGGTGCGCGAGGCCAAAGCCCTCGGCGAGGAGTACGGGCTCGCCGTCCCTTGTTTCGGCCACGCCGGCGACGGCAACGTCCACTTCTCCATCATCGCCGACCCGGAGGACCCCGACGAGGTGAGCCGGGCCAACGACTGCTACGACGCCATCATCGAGCGGGCGCTCGACCTCGACGGCACCGTCACCGGCGAGCACGGCATCGGCGCCGGAAAGCGCGGCCATCTCGAGAGCGAGCACGGCAAAGCGGGCGTCGACCTGATGCGCCGGGTCAAACGCGCTTTCGACCCTGACGGAATCCTGAATCCGGGGAAGGTGCTCCCCGACCCGGTCGAGACGGACAGCGAGTAA
- a CDS encoding MscS Mechanosensitive ion channel (PFAM: Mechanosensitive ion channel MscS~KEGG: hla:Hlac_1895 MscS mechanosensitive ion channel), translating into MSMIALQFGLGGTELFGVALSALVGRLVAFVVGFLLVWLLGRLVLIPLVLRLLEARGFTQALRGLTKSLANLLVVFAAVAVAFMAAGFPSFLTAAATLSGALALALGFAAQDLIGNFVAGVFIIKDEPFNVGDWIEWNDNAGRVEAIDLRVSRVRTFDNEQITVPNGELANNAVTNPVAYDKLRQKFVFGIGYEDDIGQAREAIVEEIAGLEGVLSEPLPDTRVTELGDSAVGIQARFWIDNPDRSDFVAVRSEAVQAVKERFDAEGIDMPYVYRQLTGEIDVVDVTPEPAEN; encoded by the coding sequence ATGAGTATGATTGCGTTGCAGTTCGGACTCGGCGGCACCGAGCTGTTCGGCGTCGCCCTGAGTGCGCTCGTCGGCAGGCTGGTGGCGTTCGTCGTCGGCTTTCTGCTGGTCTGGCTCCTCGGCCGGCTCGTGCTGATCCCGCTCGTGCTCCGCCTGCTGGAGGCTCGTGGCTTCACGCAGGCGCTCCGTGGGCTGACGAAGAGTCTCGCAAACCTCCTGGTGGTGTTCGCGGCGGTCGCCGTCGCGTTCATGGCCGCCGGCTTCCCCAGCTTCCTCACCGCCGCGGCGACGCTTTCTGGTGCGCTCGCGCTGGCGCTCGGCTTCGCCGCCCAGGACCTTATCGGCAACTTCGTCGCCGGCGTGTTCATCATCAAAGACGAGCCGTTCAACGTCGGCGACTGGATCGAGTGGAACGACAACGCCGGCCGCGTCGAGGCGATCGATCTCCGGGTCTCCCGGGTCCGGACGTTCGACAACGAGCAGATTACCGTCCCGAACGGTGAGCTCGCCAACAACGCCGTCACCAACCCCGTCGCCTACGACAAACTGCGCCAGAAGTTCGTCTTCGGCATCGGCTACGAGGACGACATCGGGCAGGCTCGTGAGGCCATCGTCGAGGAGATAGCCGGGCTCGAGGGCGTGCTCTCCGAACCGCTGCCGGACACCCGCGTCACCGAACTAGGTGATTCTGCCGTCGGCATTCAGGCCCGCTTCTGGATCGACAACCCCGACCGCAGCGACTTCGTCGCAGTCCGGAGTGAGGCGGTCCAGGCGGTCAAGGAGCGCTTCGACGCCGAAGGCATCGACATGCCCTACGTCTACCGCCAATTGACGGGCGAAATCGACGTTGTCGACGTGACCCCCGAACCCGCGGAGAACTAA
- a CDS encoding Radical SAM domain protein (PFAM: Radical SAM~KEGG: hla:Hlac_2018 FO synthase subunit 2): MSRAADLDPDGLEFEHTPATDQSFENAFAKAADGKRLRVDDAVELLTTGSSTSGIDQQRKERVLELADRRRADVVGEAVTFVANVNNNVTTACNTGCLFCNFKNSAHAFEEGSDADHTGFTKTPAESRAVVQDAVDRGVYEVTSVSGLHPAFALDDDHHEILQGYDDPASQVNYTPPERYRTDPGTYVDQLRAMSVDGVHLHSITPEEAYHARRGTDRSYESIYARLRDAGLDSAPGTAAEILVDEVRDVICPGKMDTQAWVDAMEGSMAAGLPVTSTMMYGHVENEMHRAMHLKVIRDLQDRTGGITEFVPLSFIHQQTPLYEAGVVDSGATLDEDELLVAVARLFLDNIDHIQSSWVKSGDEHGLKLLNCGADDFMGTILSEEITKRAGGQYGEFRSVADYVEMVSAIGRPLAERTTDYETTRRVEIDGGPYGPTLGLHADGTPLLEE, encoded by the coding sequence ATGTCCAGGGCGGCCGACCTCGATCCGGATGGGCTCGAGTTCGAGCACACGCCGGCGACCGACCAGTCCTTCGAGAACGCGTTCGCGAAGGCTGCCGACGGGAAACGACTGCGCGTCGACGACGCCGTTGAACTGCTGACCACGGGGAGTTCCACCTCGGGAATCGACCAGCAGCGCAAGGAGCGCGTGTTGGAACTCGCGGACCGCCGTCGCGCGGACGTGGTGGGCGAGGCGGTCACCTTCGTCGCCAACGTCAACAACAACGTCACCACCGCCTGCAACACCGGCTGCCTCTTCTGTAACTTCAAGAACTCTGCACACGCCTTCGAGGAGGGCAGCGACGCCGACCACACCGGCTTCACCAAGACCCCTGCCGAGAGCCGCGCGGTCGTGCAGGACGCCGTGGACCGCGGCGTGTACGAAGTCACCTCCGTCTCGGGACTCCACCCTGCGTTCGCGCTCGACGACGACCACCACGAGATTCTTCAGGGGTACGACGACCCAGCGAGCCAGGTGAACTACACGCCACCCGAGCGCTACCGCACGGACCCCGGCACCTACGTTGACCAGCTCCGGGCGATGAGTGTCGACGGCGTCCACCTCCACTCCATCACACCTGAAGAGGCCTATCACGCCCGCCGTGGCACCGACCGGAGCTACGAGTCGATTTACGCCCGGCTACGCGATGCGGGCCTCGATTCGGCGCCCGGCACCGCCGCCGAGATTCTGGTCGACGAAGTTCGGGACGTCATCTGCCCCGGGAAGATGGACACCCAGGCCTGGGTGGATGCGATGGAGGGTTCGATGGCAGCGGGGCTGCCAGTCACCTCGACGATGATGTACGGCCACGTCGAGAACGAGATGCACCGCGCGATGCACCTGAAAGTCATCCGGGACCTGCAGGACCGTACAGGCGGAATTACGGAGTTCGTGCCGCTGTCCTTTATCCACCAGCAGACGCCGCTGTACGAGGCCGGCGTCGTCGACTCGGGAGCCACTCTCGACGAGGACGAACTGCTCGTGGCCGTCGCACGGCTCTTCCTCGACAACATCGACCACATCCAGTCGTCGTGGGTCAAATCCGGCGACGAACACGGGCTGAAGCTGCTGAACTGCGGCGCCGACGACTTCATGGGCACCATCCTCTCAGAAGAAATCACCAAGCGCGCTGGCGGCCAGTACGGGGAGTTCCGCAGCGTCGCCGACTACGTCGAGATGGTGAGCGCCATCGGCCGGCCACTGGCCGAACGCACGACGGATTACGAGACGACACGCCGGGTGGAGATAGACGGCGGTCCGTACGGCCCGACGCTGGGGCTACACGCAGATGGGACGCCGCTGCTGGAGGAGTAG
- a CDS encoding VanZ family protein (PFAM: VanZ like protein~KEGG: hbo:Hbor_27090 VanZ like family protein): MNTRWWPVVLVAAVVLAFSVVPLGGTASGAVSGVGLDKLLHVIDYAALAFALGYAIRARRARVLLAVFAAAVAFGGAVELLQGPLPTRATSLADAVANAVGAALGTAGWWLLGVGRGRG, encoded by the coding sequence GTGAACACGCGTTGGTGGCCGGTCGTCCTCGTCGCCGCCGTGGTGCTGGCGTTCTCGGTGGTGCCGCTCGGTGGCACTGCCAGTGGTGCCGTCAGCGGCGTCGGCCTGGATAAGCTTCTCCACGTCATCGACTACGCCGCGCTGGCGTTCGCCCTCGGCTACGCGATTCGCGCTCGCAGGGCGCGCGTTCTCCTGGCAGTCTTCGCCGCCGCCGTCGCGTTCGGCGGCGCGGTCGAGCTCCTGCAGGGGCCGCTCCCAACCCGGGCTACGTCGTTGGCCGACGCTGTTGCTAACGCCGTCGGCGCTGCACTCGGAACGGCCGGTTGGTGGCTGCTCGGCGTGGGCCGAGGGCGGGGATGA
- a CDS encoding Phosphoribosylformylglycinamidine synthase 1 (TIGRFAM: Phosphoribosylformylglycinamidine synthase I~HAMAP: Phosphoribosylformylglycinamidine synthase 1~KEGG: hla:Hlac_1249 phosphoribosylformylglycinamidine synthase I) encodes MTVSVVQFGGSNCDRDAVRALTHLGIDAERVWHEDGLPADAEGIILPGGFSYGDYLRAGAMAARSPVMDEVRAAAEDGVPVLGVCNGAQIGSESRLTPGAFTTNRSARFQCEDVYLRVENADTPWTAAYDEGDVLSIPIAHGEGRFEIEADRHEELVAEDRVLFRYCDEDGNVTEEANPNGSTDNVAGILGESDTVAVLMPHPERATLPELGSTDGQGVLGGFA; translated from the coding sequence ATGACTGTTTCTGTGGTACAATTCGGCGGGTCGAACTGCGACCGCGACGCCGTTCGGGCGCTCACACACCTCGGCATCGATGCTGAGCGTGTCTGGCACGAGGACGGCCTCCCGGCCGACGCGGAGGGAATCATCCTCCCCGGCGGCTTCTCCTACGGCGACTACCTTCGGGCCGGCGCGATGGCCGCCCGCTCGCCAGTCATGGACGAGGTCCGCGCTGCCGCCGAGGACGGGGTCCCAGTGCTCGGCGTCTGCAACGGCGCCCAGATTGGCAGCGAGAGCCGACTCACGCCCGGTGCCTTCACCACGAACCGCAGCGCGCGCTTCCAGTGTGAGGACGTCTACCTGCGCGTCGAGAACGCGGACACGCCCTGGACCGCCGCCTACGACGAGGGCGATGTGCTCTCGATCCCCATCGCCCACGGCGAGGGCCGCTTCGAAATCGAGGCCGACCGCCACGAGGAACTGGTCGCCGAGGATCGTGTGCTCTTTCGCTACTGCGACGAGGACGGGAACGTGACGGAGGAGGCGAACCCCAACGGCTCGACGGACAACGTCGCCGGCATCCTGGGAGAGTCGGACACCGTCGCAGTGCTGATGCCCCACCCCGAACGGGCGACGCTTCCGGAACTCGGGAGTACGGACGGGCAAGGCGTTCTTGGTGGGTTCGCGTAA
- a CDS encoding FO synthase subunit 1 (SMART: Elongator protein 3/MiaB/NifB~TIGRFAM: FO synthase, subunit 1~KEGG: hbo:Hbor_06390 fo synthase subunit 1~HAMAP: FO synthase subunit 1~PFAM: Radical SAM) gives MFPAAAEYGVDVTVDEREVDRLLAVTPVDVDPAPALTFSRNVFIPLTTACRYTCTYCTYYDVPGQATLLSPEEIREQCRIGADAGCTEALFTFGDDPDERYTEIHDQLEAWGHDSIHEYLREACEIALEEGLLPHSNPGDQTREQMETVAPVNASMGVMLETTADVPAHSGGRRKTPGQRLNTIDIAGALGVPFTTGILVGIGEGWRDRAESLLAIRALHERHDHIQEIIVQNVVPNERSDYEKPSVETMRRVVAMARAALPAEISVQVPPNLTPARELLDCGIDDLGGVSPVTEDYINPEYEWPALQELGDTADEAGVPLYERLPTYDRYLPTNLRRDGFDGRLAEPPATRDSWLPDAVLARIEADDVHGERFRRVARRAGPLSLPD, from the coding sequence GTGTTCCCGGCCGCTGCGGAGTACGGCGTCGACGTGACCGTCGATGAGCGCGAAGTCGATCGACTGCTCGCGGTCACGCCGGTGGATGTCGACCCTGCACCGGCGCTCACCTTCTCCCGGAACGTCTTCATCCCGCTGACGACCGCCTGCCGCTACACCTGCACCTACTGCACCTACTACGACGTGCCGGGCCAGGCGACGCTGCTGAGCCCCGAGGAGATCCGTGAGCAGTGCCGCATCGGCGCCGACGCCGGCTGTACGGAGGCGCTGTTCACGTTTGGTGACGACCCTGACGAACGCTACACCGAAATTCACGACCAGCTCGAGGCGTGGGGCCACGACTCCATTCACGAGTATCTCCGCGAAGCCTGCGAAATCGCACTGGAGGAGGGGTTGCTCCCGCACTCCAACCCCGGCGACCAGACCCGCGAGCAGATGGAGACGGTCGCGCCGGTCAACGCCTCGATGGGCGTGATGCTCGAGACCACTGCCGACGTACCCGCCCACTCGGGTGGCCGGCGCAAAACGCCGGGCCAACGGCTCAACACCATCGACATTGCGGGCGCGCTTGGGGTTCCCTTCACCACCGGAATTCTGGTGGGCATCGGCGAGGGGTGGCGCGACCGGGCCGAGAGCCTGCTCGCCATCAGGGCACTCCACGAGCGCCACGACCACATTCAGGAGATCATCGTCCAGAACGTCGTTCCCAACGAGCGCAGCGACTACGAGAAACCGAGCGTAGAGACGATGCGCCGCGTGGTCGCGATGGCCCGTGCCGCGCTGCCGGCGGAGATTTCGGTGCAGGTGCCGCCGAACCTCACCCCCGCCCGCGAGCTCTTGGACTGCGGCATCGACGACCTGGGCGGCGTCTCGCCGGTGACGGAGGATTACATCAATCCCGAGTACGAGTGGCCAGCACTGCAGGAGCTGGGCGACACCGCCGACGAGGCGGGTGTCCCGCTCTATGAACGGCTGCCGACCTACGACCGCTATTTACCAACGAATCTCCGCCGCGACGGGTTCGATGGCCGACTTGCAGAGCCGCCGGCGACCCGCGACAGCTGGCTCCCCGATGCCGTTCTGGCGCGTATCGAGGCGGACGACGTCCACGGCGAGCGGTTCCGGCGCGTTGCACGGCGGGCAGGGCCACTCTCGCTCCCGGATTAA